A DNA window from Caretta caretta isolate rCarCar2 chromosome 7, rCarCar1.hap1, whole genome shotgun sequence contains the following coding sequences:
- the TPRA1 gene encoding transmembrane protein adipocyte-associated 1 isoform X1, which yields MSGTLFAHLPAQLISGCFLLSSWLFCVLSCLVLAPIVCDSNSLYHVQSRGRMSQSVTSVVRFSTYNNITHSAATALVMASDNVTALPQTTTWAINDTNITVPHKCLLLLYEDIGKSRVRYWDLMLLVPNVLFFVFLLWKLPSARAKIHATSSPIFTAFYILVFVVALVGIARAVVSMTVSASDAATVADKILWEITRFFLLAIELSVVILGLAFGHLESKSSVKRVLVITTVLSLAYSVTQGTLEILYPDAHLSAEDFNIYGHGGRHFWLASSCFFFLVYSLVVILPKTPLKDRISLPSRKSFYVYAGILALLNLVQGLGSTLLCVDIIEGLCCVDVTTFLYFSFFAPLIYVAFLKGFFGSEPKILFSYKCQVDEPEDVDVHLPHAYAVAKKEGVDSSFYSSTQIDTTAYLDDVASMPYHVGSVNSIDSDRWKAINA from the exons ATGTCAGGGACGCTCTTTGCTCATCTTCCTGCTCAGTTGATTTCAGGTTGCTTTTTGCTTTCATCTTGGTTGTTCTGTGTTCTATCATGCTTGGTCTTAGCACCCATTGTGTGTGACTCTAACTCTCTGTACCATGTCCAGAGTAGAGGCAGGATGTCCCAGTCCGTGACGTCTGTGGTGAGGTTCTCCACGTACAACAATATCACCCACTCTGCTGCCACTGCCCTGGTTATGGCCTCAGATAATGTGACGGCTCTGCCCCAAACAACAACATGGGCAATCAACGACACCAACATCACTGTGCCACACAAGTGCCTGCTCTTGTTATATGAAGACATTGGGAAGTCCAG AGTCCGCTACTGGGACCTTATGCTTCTGGTTCCCAATGtacttttctttgtctttcttcTCTGGAAATTGCCCTCTGCCAGGGCCAAGATCCATGCCACCTCCAGCCCCATCTTTACTGCCTTCTACATACTA GTGTTCGTGGTGGCTTTAGTTGGGATTGCTCGTGCTGTTGTCTCCATGACAGTCAGTGCCTCTGATGCTGCCACAGTTGCTGATAAG ATCCTGTGGGAGATCACGAGATTCTTCCTCCTGGCCATTGAGCTGAGTGTGGTGATTCTAGGCCTTGCCTTCG GTCATCTTGAGAGCAAGTCCAGTGTCAAGCGTGTACTGGTGATCACCACAGTGTTGTCCCTGGCTTACTCTGTTACCCAG GGGACACTGGAGATCCTCTACCCTGATGCTCACCTCTCAGCGGAAGACTTCAATATCTACGGCCATGGAGGAAGGCACTTCTGGCTTGCCAGCTCTTGTTTCTTCTTTCTG GTCTATTCCTTGGTGGTGATTCTTCCAAAAACTCCCCTGAAAGACCGGATTTCTCTGCCAT CTAGGAAGAGTTTTTATGTCTATGCTGGAATTCTCGCTCTGCTGAATCTGgtgcagggcttgggcagcaccCTTCTCTGTGTGGATATCATAGAAGGATTGTG CTGTGTTGATGTCACCACGTTCCTCTACTTCAGCTTCTTTGCACCTCTCATTTATGTGGCATTCCTGAAAGGCTTCTTTGG GTCTGAGCCGAAGATCCTGTTCTCCTACAAATGCCAAGTGGACGAGCCTGAGGATGTTGATGTGCACCTCCCCCATGCCTACGCTGTGGCCAAGAAAGAGGGTGTGGATTCCAGCTTCTACTCCAGCACCCAGATCGACACCACAGCCTACCTGGATGACGTCGCCTCAATGCCCTACCATGTGGGCAGTGTCAACAGCATTGACAGTGACCGCTGGAAAGCCATCAATGCCTAA
- the TPRA1 gene encoding transmembrane protein adipocyte-associated 1 isoform X2 → MSQSVTSVVRFSTYNNITHSAATALVMASDNVTALPQTTTWAINDTNITVPHKCLLLLYEDIGKSRVRYWDLMLLVPNVLFFVFLLWKLPSARAKIHATSSPIFTAFYILVFVVALVGIARAVVSMTVSASDAATVADKILWEITRFFLLAIELSVVILGLAFGHLESKSSVKRVLVITTVLSLAYSVTQGTLEILYPDAHLSAEDFNIYGHGGRHFWLASSCFFFLVYSLVVILPKTPLKDRISLPSRKSFYVYAGILALLNLVQGLGSTLLCVDIIEGLCCVDVTTFLYFSFFAPLIYVAFLKGFFGSEPKILFSYKCQVDEPEDVDVHLPHAYAVAKKEGVDSSFYSSTQIDTTAYLDDVASMPYHVGSVNSIDSDRWKAINA, encoded by the exons ATGTCCCAGTCCGTGACGTCTGTGGTGAGGTTCTCCACGTACAACAATATCACCCACTCTGCTGCCACTGCCCTGGTTATGGCCTCAGATAATGTGACGGCTCTGCCCCAAACAACAACATGGGCAATCAACGACACCAACATCACTGTGCCACACAAGTGCCTGCTCTTGTTATATGAAGACATTGGGAAGTCCAG AGTCCGCTACTGGGACCTTATGCTTCTGGTTCCCAATGtacttttctttgtctttcttcTCTGGAAATTGCCCTCTGCCAGGGCCAAGATCCATGCCACCTCCAGCCCCATCTTTACTGCCTTCTACATACTA GTGTTCGTGGTGGCTTTAGTTGGGATTGCTCGTGCTGTTGTCTCCATGACAGTCAGTGCCTCTGATGCTGCCACAGTTGCTGATAAG ATCCTGTGGGAGATCACGAGATTCTTCCTCCTGGCCATTGAGCTGAGTGTGGTGATTCTAGGCCTTGCCTTCG GTCATCTTGAGAGCAAGTCCAGTGTCAAGCGTGTACTGGTGATCACCACAGTGTTGTCCCTGGCTTACTCTGTTACCCAG GGGACACTGGAGATCCTCTACCCTGATGCTCACCTCTCAGCGGAAGACTTCAATATCTACGGCCATGGAGGAAGGCACTTCTGGCTTGCCAGCTCTTGTTTCTTCTTTCTG GTCTATTCCTTGGTGGTGATTCTTCCAAAAACTCCCCTGAAAGACCGGATTTCTCTGCCAT CTAGGAAGAGTTTTTATGTCTATGCTGGAATTCTCGCTCTGCTGAATCTGgtgcagggcttgggcagcaccCTTCTCTGTGTGGATATCATAGAAGGATTGTG CTGTGTTGATGTCACCACGTTCCTCTACTTCAGCTTCTTTGCACCTCTCATTTATGTGGCATTCCTGAAAGGCTTCTTTGG GTCTGAGCCGAAGATCCTGTTCTCCTACAAATGCCAAGTGGACGAGCCTGAGGATGTTGATGTGCACCTCCCCCATGCCTACGCTGTGGCCAAGAAAGAGGGTGTGGATTCCAGCTTCTACTCCAGCACCCAGATCGACACCACAGCCTACCTGGATGACGTCGCCTCAATGCCCTACCATGTGGGCAGTGTCAACAGCATTGACAGTGACCGCTGGAAAGCCATCAATGCCTAA